One genomic region from Candidatus Peregrinibacteria bacterium encodes:
- a CDS encoding type II toxin-antitoxin system PemK/MazF family toxin has protein sequence MNIKYGDIVVADFAPQIGAEITKKRPALVVSRNEINVKGPLCILIPITGNVQKMLPFHIFVKASEKNGLLCNSKAVPEQIKSFDKRRILKKIGRLEQKYLQEIQNSTAFVLNQEIAHT, from the coding sequence ATGAATATTAAGTACGGAGATATCGTAGTTGCCGATTTTGCGCCTCAAATAGGGGCTGAAATCACAAAAAAGAGACCTGCTCTGGTCGTTTCTCGCAATGAAATTAACGTGAAAGGACCACTCTGCATCCTAATTCCCATCACGGGAAATGTCCAAAAAATGTTGCCCTTTCACATTTTTGTGAAGGCATCAGAAAAGAATGGACTTCTTTGTAATTCTAAGGCTGTTCCTGAACAAATTAAATCTTTTGATAAACGGCGAATCCTGAAAAAAATAGGAAGGCTGGAACAAAAATACCTACAGGAAATTCAAAATTCTACGGCATTTGTACTCAATCAGGAAATCGCTCATACGTAA
- a CDS encoding tetratricopeptide repeat protein translates to MNRFASVFFAFALAFFLVGTARFFFPQWFQGGILDFSSYYSNTSENVDPNSENTEKENSPKTAEERFLEETPDDEVKLFERAQQFYSHGALSLAENDLGILIEKNSKHKEAFVMLIKLQVQIKDFAAAETTAEKALKGNFANDSEFIVLLGDLYLQQAKVEKARETFLTLPENSSERNFFLGLIALYDGKYDEAENMIQKTTDASKYKTRSDILLAAFKEFSLFPDGSPLHRDVLLAKALNEVEQFELSLALSKKVLVENPGYRDAWIVNGYSYLALRRPEFAQNAFEQAYEIDPANTFASYFLGIAYKKLRDYDRALSFFDRALKNGFEPPQEVMSEIADIYYLQGNYELAFQEYEDMLKKFGGTEEEFVRPMNIVLTFLQKPEMGILLGNLAIESHPTDPMSFNLRGWAYLENGNLELSEKDLQKSLALDANFVPAKLNMGILREKQGRLEEALDLYEYVYKADPLSAIGEKAVEKYNALLK, encoded by the coding sequence ATGAACCGATTTGCCAGTGTATTCTTCGCATTTGCCCTCGCGTTTTTTCTTGTGGGCACTGCACGATTTTTTTTCCCGCAGTGGTTTCAGGGCGGAATTTTAGATTTCTCCTCTTATTATTCAAATACTTCTGAAAATGTCGATCCGAATTCTGAAAATACAGAAAAAGAAAATTCTCCAAAAACCGCAGAAGAACGATTTTTGGAAGAAACTCCTGACGACGAAGTGAAGCTTTTTGAAAGAGCTCAACAATTTTATTCTCACGGAGCTCTCTCCCTTGCAGAAAACGATCTCGGAATTCTTATCGAAAAAAATTCAAAACACAAAGAAGCTTTTGTGATGCTCATTAAACTTCAAGTACAAATTAAAGATTTCGCTGCAGCCGAAACTACTGCAGAGAAAGCTCTCAAGGGAAACTTTGCAAATGATTCAGAATTTATAGTTCTTCTCGGCGATCTCTACCTGCAGCAGGCGAAAGTAGAAAAGGCGAGAGAAACGTTCCTCACACTTCCAGAGAATTCTTCTGAACGGAATTTCTTTCTCGGCCTTATCGCTCTCTATGATGGAAAATACGATGAGGCGGAAAACATGATTCAAAAAACGACAGATGCTTCCAAATACAAAACCAGAAGCGATATTCTTCTCGCGGCGTTTAAGGAATTTTCGCTCTTTCCCGATGGGAGCCCACTTCATCGTGATGTTTTGCTCGCCAAAGCGCTCAATGAAGTCGAGCAATTTGAGCTCTCGCTTGCGCTCTCAAAAAAAGTACTCGTAGAAAATCCGGGATATAGAGATGCGTGGATCGTGAATGGATATTCTTATCTTGCGCTCCGAAGACCTGAGTTTGCACAAAATGCTTTCGAGCAGGCATATGAAATTGATCCCGCAAATACGTTTGCATCGTATTTTCTGGGAATTGCGTACAAAAAATTACGAGATTATGATCGCGCACTCAGTTTTTTTGACCGAGCGCTCAAAAATGGATTCGAGCCTCCTCAAGAAGTGATGAGCGAAATTGCAGACATTTATTATCTTCAGGGAAATTACGAACTCGCTTTTCAGGAATATGAGGATATGCTTAAAAAATTTGGAGGAACAGAGGAAGAATTCGTTCGCCCGATGAATATTGTTCTCACTTTTTTACAAAAACCGGAAATGGGAATTCTCCTCGGAAATCTCGCTATAGAGAGTCATCCGACTGATCCGATGTCCTTCAATTTACGAGGATGGGCGTATCTTGAAAATGGGAATTTAGAACTTTCGGAAAAAGATCTCCAAAAATCTCTTGCTCTTGATGCCAACTTTGTACCTGCAAAACTCAATATGGGAATTTTGAGAGAAAAACAAGGACGGCTTGAGGAAGCCCTCGATCTGTATGAATACGTGTATAAAGCGGATCCACTGAGTGCGATTGGAGAAAAAGCGGTGGAGAAGTATAATGCGCTGCTGAAGTAG
- a CDS encoding zinc-ribbon domain containing protein, with protein MNTCKNCSAEFEIFSEDQEFYKKMEVPEPTYCPDCRAQKRMAFRNEKTLYKRKCDLCEKKIVSLYSSDKPFPVYCPECYFSDAWDGLSYGQKFDEKIPFFEQFSELLQKVPRLAIMNKQSENSEYCNYSFANKNCYLTFGNHYEEDSVYGRYSTKNKNCMDYLWLYGSELCYECSFSKSCYECVYVHHSENSQNCFFSVELKDCKNCFFCSNLRHKEYCILNKQYSKEEYSLKLKEFNLNNFQGFAKARNFFVTELRAQFPFRALYQVNTENSTGDNLENCKNVQNSFDCTNCEDVAYSQQIDETYSSMDMTCMGYDRGEVCYQTIGCTATSFSMSCDSCWQDHNLLYSNLCFSSNNLLGCISLNHKQYCILNTEYSKEEYSSLLDKIRHQMEQEKSWGEFFPPETSPFGYNETIAQEYFPMTKENVGSKGWNWKDIEKPDFSDVTKKIPASKLPDSITDIPDDILNWAIICEESGKLFKIQKAELEFYQKMNLPIPHYHPDIRHAHRMKLRNPLRLCNRNCMRCQKEIQTTYAPERPEIVYCETCYLAEVY; from the coding sequence ATGAATACCTGTAAAAATTGCTCGGCAGAATTCGAAATTTTCTCTGAAGATCAGGAATTTTATAAAAAAATGGAAGTGCCAGAGCCGACATATTGTCCGGATTGTAGAGCTCAAAAAAGAATGGCATTTCGAAATGAAAAAACTTTATATAAAAGAAAGTGCGATTTGTGTGAGAAGAAAATTGTTTCCCTGTACTCATCCGACAAACCATTTCCTGTGTATTGTCCGGAATGTTATTTCAGCGACGCATGGGATGGACTTTCCTACGGACAAAAGTTTGATGAAAAAATTCCTTTTTTTGAACAATTTTCAGAACTTCTGCAAAAAGTCCCACGGCTTGCTATCATGAACAAACAGTCTGAAAACAGCGAGTATTGTAATTATTCTTTTGCCAATAAAAATTGCTATCTTACGTTTGGGAATCATTATGAAGAAGACTCCGTGTATGGAAGATACTCCACGAAAAACAAAAACTGTATGGATTATTTGTGGTTATACGGTTCTGAACTCTGTTACGAATGCTCATTTTCAAAAAGTTGTTATGAATGTGTGTATGTACATCACTCAGAGAATTCTCAAAATTGCTTCTTTTCTGTAGAACTCAAAGATTGTAAAAATTGTTTTTTTTGTTCCAATCTCAGACACAAAGAATATTGTATTTTGAACAAACAGTATTCAAAAGAGGAATATTCTCTAAAATTGAAAGAATTCAATTTGAATAATTTTCAGGGGTTCGCAAAGGCACGAAATTTTTTTGTAACGGAATTGAGAGCACAATTTCCATTTCGCGCACTATACCAAGTCAATACTGAAAATTCGACAGGAGATAATTTAGAAAACTGTAAAAATGTTCAAAATTCTTTTGACTGTACAAATTGTGAAGATGTCGCATATTCTCAGCAAATTGATGAAACGTACAGTTCCATGGACATGACATGCATGGGATATGATCGCGGCGAAGTGTGTTATCAAACTATTGGATGCACGGCAACATCATTTTCCATGTCCTGCGATTCGTGCTGGCAAGACCATAATTTGCTGTATTCGAACTTATGTTTCTCTTCAAATAATCTTTTGGGATGTATTTCTCTGAACCACAAACAATATTGTATTTTGAATACTGAGTATTCGAAAGAAGAATATTCTTCCCTCTTGGACAAAATTCGCCACCAAATGGAGCAGGAAAAATCGTGGGGAGAATTTTTCCCTCCGGAGACTTCTCCTTTTGGATACAATGAAACAATCGCACAAGAATATTTCCCGATGACAAAAGAAAATGTGGGATCGAAGGGATGGAACTGGAAAGACATCGAAAAGCCAGATTTTTCAGATGTGACAAAAAAAATCCCTGCGTCCAAACTTCCTGATTCAATTACAGATATTCCCGATGATATTTTGAACTGGGCAATTATCTGCGAAGAATCGGGAAAACTTTTCAAGATCCAGAAAGCAGAACTTGAATTTTATCAAAAAATGAATTTGCCGATTCCCCACTATCATCCAGACATTCGACATGCGCATCGAATGAAACTCAGAAATCCACTAAGACTTTGCAACCGAAATTGCATGAGATGTCAGAAAGAGATTCAGACGACGTATGCGCCGGAACGTCCGGAAATTGTGTATTGTGAGACTTGCTACCTTGCAGAAGTGTATTGA
- a CDS encoding zinc-ribbon domain containing protein has protein sequence MHKTCKNCSAKFEIFPEDREFYKKMEVPEPTLCPDCRMQRRMAVRNERNLYKRICDLTGKSIISCYSPEKPFTVYHHKEWMSDKWDPLSYGRDFDFSRSFFEQYAELQKDMPRISLHVNDTMENCDYCNYGGTSKDCYLTFCPVQSEKCLYSWTPGMCLEDIDGYANISCQHVYECSTVEYSYELFYSSFCQNCSNSYFLLDCKDCQYCFGCTNLQHKKYYFFNEPLSKENFEKKVAEITSSSSHLQKFAQEFSQFFLRFPRKCVRNTQVENCEGDLLRHSKNCKECFDTFDFQDCRYCFLGGLKSHHIYDSFVIGIGAAECYEHVGSLGCNHSAFAIFARGLSDSYYTDSCTNSQNIFGCIGLRYKKNCILNKQYTKEEYEKILPEIIDHMKTTGEWGEFFPVEISLFAYNETMAQEFFPMTKEEALKKGWKWRDEEQTELLGTTKKIFASKLPDKIEDVSDDILNWSIECEESGKLFRIQKTELEFYRKMKIPLPHFHPDVRYIKRLQRKNPPKLWNRNCAKCQKEIQTSYSPERPEIVYCEACYLKEIY, from the coding sequence ATGCACAAAACCTGTAAAAATTGTTCGGCAAAATTCGAAATCTTCCCGGAAGATCGGGAATTTTATAAAAAAATGGAAGTGCCAGAGCCGACACTTTGTCCAGATTGCCGGATGCAACGGCGAATGGCTGTTCGAAATGAACGAAATCTCTACAAGAGAATCTGTGATCTCACCGGAAAATCAATAATTTCGTGTTATTCTCCTGAAAAACCATTTACGGTATATCACCACAAAGAATGGATGAGCGACAAATGGGATCCTCTTTCATACGGACGAGACTTCGATTTTTCCCGGTCATTTTTCGAACAATATGCAGAGCTTCAAAAAGATATGCCGCGTATAAGTCTTCATGTGAATGACACCATGGAAAATTGTGATTATTGTAATTATGGGGGAACTTCAAAGGATTGCTATTTGACATTTTGCCCAGTTCAGTCAGAGAAATGCCTCTATTCTTGGACTCCTGGCATGTGTCTTGAAGACATAGATGGATATGCCAACATTTCCTGTCAACACGTATATGAATGCTCAACGGTGGAATATTCATATGAACTTTTTTATTCAAGCTTTTGCCAAAATTGCAGTAACTCCTATTTCCTTTTAGATTGTAAAGATTGTCAGTATTGTTTCGGATGCACGAATCTTCAGCACAAAAAATATTACTTTTTCAACGAGCCACTTTCGAAAGAAAATTTTGAGAAAAAAGTCGCAGAAATCACCTCCTCCTCTTCTCATTTGCAAAAATTCGCCCAAGAATTTTCTCAATTTTTCTTACGGTTCCCGCGAAAATGCGTGAGAAACACACAAGTAGAAAATTGCGAAGGCGATCTTCTCCGGCACTCAAAAAATTGCAAAGAATGTTTTGATACTTTTGATTTTCAAGATTGTCGCTATTGTTTTCTCGGAGGACTCAAAAGCCATCATATTTATGATTCTTTCGTCATTGGTATTGGGGCGGCAGAATGCTATGAACATGTAGGATCTCTTGGATGCAATCACTCCGCTTTCGCAATTTTTGCAAGAGGGCTCAGTGATTCGTACTACACTGATTCTTGTACAAATTCGCAAAATATTTTCGGGTGTATTGGGCTGAGATATAAAAAAAATTGTATTTTAAATAAGCAATACACAAAAGAAGAGTATGAGAAGATCCTTCCAGAGATTATCGATCACATGAAAACAACAGGAGAATGGGGAGAATTTTTCCCTGTCGAGATTTCTCTATTTGCTTACAACGAAACTATGGCACAGGAATTTTTTCCCATGACAAAAGAAGAGGCTCTGAAAAAAGGTTGGAAATGGCGAGATGAAGAACAAACTGAACTTCTTGGAACAACGAAAAAAATCTTTGCATCAAAACTCCCCGACAAAATTGAAGATGTTTCTGATGATATTTTAAATTGGAGTATAGAATGTGAGGAGTCTGGAAAACTTTTTAGAATTCAAAAAACAGAGTTGGAGTTTTATCGAAAGATGAAAATTCCTCTTCCCCATTTCCATCCTGATGTCCGCTATATCAAAAGATTACAGCGAAAAAATCCTCCGAAATTGTGGAATCGAAACTGCGCGAAATGTCAGAAGGAGATTCAAACAAGCTATAGTCCTGAGAGACCGGAAATTGTGTATTGTGAGGCTTGCTATTTAAAAGAAATCTATTGA
- a CDS encoding glycine--tRNA ligase, which translates to MPDQKVSMDELTALCKSRGFIFPGSEIYGGLANSWDYGPLGVELANNIKKAFWEFFVYGREDIVGIDAAILMNPKVWEASGHVGSFSDPLIDCKKCKTRHRADKLLFEWVKAHLNDLLNDKTPTTMSTTEAKFLMQNLVDFKKGEAKSLDGVNLSILYKAIKDMGVECPDCSAKDFSEARNFNLMFKTKQGVIEDEGADIYLRPETAQGIFVNFVNVQRTTRKKLPFGIAQIGKAFRNEITPGNFIFRTREFEQMEIEYFFDPEKDDWRNVWEGWKSSVVEFVTKTLGINSENVRMHDHSKEELSHYSKGTTDIEYNFPFGWSELCAAGAYRTAYDLTQHQNFSGENMEYRDEESGRKFIPHVIEPSIGVGRPLLAILLDAYTREKVASDKLQAEGDSAKVDSQEERVVMKFLPRIAPVKVAVFPLMKKDGLPEKAREVIQQLRSLGNVEYDETGSVGKRYRRHDEIGTPACVTIDYDSLKDESVTVRDRDSMQQERVKISELLEFLRERYCL; encoded by the coding sequence ATGCCCGACCAGAAAGTTTCTATGGACGAACTCACCGCTCTCTGCAAAAGCAGAGGATTTATTTTCCCCGGGTCTGAAATTTACGGAGGACTTGCGAATTCGTGGGATTACGGTCCCCTTGGCGTCGAACTCGCGAATAACATCAAAAAAGCATTTTGGGAGTTTTTTGTGTATGGACGCGAAGATATTGTCGGAATTGATGCGGCGATTCTTATGAATCCAAAAGTGTGGGAAGCGAGTGGGCATGTGGGAAGTTTTTCTGATCCGCTTATTGATTGCAAAAAATGTAAAACACGGCATCGAGCGGACAAATTGCTCTTTGAATGGGTAAAAGCGCATCTGAATGATCTTTTGAACGACAAGACTCCGACGACAATGAGTACAACGGAGGCAAAATTTTTGATGCAAAATTTGGTGGATTTCAAGAAAGGAGAGGCAAAATCTCTCGATGGCGTGAATTTGAGCATCCTCTACAAAGCAATTAAGGATATGGGCGTAGAATGTCCCGATTGCAGTGCGAAAGATTTCTCTGAAGCGAGAAATTTTAATCTCATGTTTAAAACAAAACAGGGAGTGATTGAAGATGAAGGCGCGGATATTTATCTTCGGCCCGAAACCGCGCAGGGAATTTTTGTGAATTTTGTGAATGTGCAGCGTACGACGCGAAAAAAACTTCCGTTTGGAATCGCACAAATCGGAAAGGCATTCCGAAATGAAATTACACCAGGGAATTTTATTTTCCGAACGAGAGAATTTGAACAAATGGAAATCGAATATTTTTTCGATCCAGAAAAAGACGATTGGCGAAATGTGTGGGAAGGATGGAAAAGTTCGGTGGTTGAATTTGTCACGAAAACTCTCGGAATTAATTCCGAGAATGTGAGAATGCACGATCACAGCAAAGAAGAGCTTTCGCACTATTCCAAAGGAACGACTGACATTGAATACAATTTTCCGTTTGGATGGAGCGAACTTTGCGCCGCTGGAGCGTACAGAACGGCGTATGATCTGACGCAGCACCAAAATTTTTCTGGGGAAAATATGGAATATCGCGATGAAGAAAGTGGTCGAAAATTTATTCCACATGTCATCGAACCGAGCATTGGAGTTGGTCGTCCACTTTTAGCGATTCTGCTGGACGCGTATACAAGAGAAAAAGTTGCAAGTGACAAGTTGCAAGCGGAAGGAGATTCTGCCAAGGTTGATTCTCAAGAAGAACGCGTGGTAATGAAATTTTTGCCAAGAATTGCTCCGGTAAAAGTTGCGGTTTTTCCGCTTATGAAAAAAGATGGACTTCCTGAAAAAGCGAGAGAAGTAATTCAGCAACTGAGATCACTTGGAAATGTGGAATATGATGAAACCGGATCGGTGGGAAAACGCTATCGAAGACATGATGAAATTGGAACGCCAGCGTGCGTGACGATTGATTACGACAGCTTGAAAGATGAATCTGTGACGGTGCGAGATCGAGATTCGATGCAGCAGGAAAGGGTGAAGATTTCTGAACTTTTGGAGTTTTTGAGGGAGAGATATTGTTTATAA